The following proteins come from a genomic window of Brevibacillus antibioticus:
- a CDS encoding ABC transporter ATP-binding protein, which yields MMRLFRYLKSYKWPIAIVLALVFVQSLSDLYLPTLMADIVDIGIVHGDTQYIWKIGGIMLFVAAGGGFCSIGASYFSSQVATGFGRKLRARVFKQVEHFSMQEIDQIGTASLITRTTNDINQVQQVLIMILRIMVAAPMMCIGGIIMALSKDAKLTIVLAVAVPILALAIFLIARKGLPLFKAIQKKLDKLNLVVREGLTGIRVIRSFNRIEKEQNRFTEANTDLMDTAVKVNRIMAALMPIMMLTFNLSAVAILWYGGIRISNMDLQVGDLMAFIQYATQIMFSLVMLSMIFVMVPRASASAVRINEVLDVNSTIFDRPEASVKTTKQTNGLVELENVTFTYPGAENPALSSITFTARPGQTTAIIGGTGSGKSTILNLVERFYDVTSGAIRVDGVDIRHLPLEQLRANIGYVPQKVLLFSGSIADNIRFGKEDATDAEIEHAAKIAQAGDFIASMNGGYEAHISQGGTNVSGGQKQRLSIARAIVRQPSIYMFDDSFSALDFKTDALLRAALKEEIEKNQSTLIIVAQRVSTVMDAEQIIVLDEGSVAGMGTHHELMQNCEVYQEIVRSQLTEEEIA from the coding sequence ATGATGAGGCTGTTCCGGTACTTGAAGTCATACAAATGGCCAATCGCTATCGTATTGGCACTTGTTTTCGTCCAATCGTTATCGGATTTGTACTTGCCCACATTGATGGCCGATATTGTTGACATTGGGATTGTGCACGGAGATACCCAATATATCTGGAAAATTGGTGGCATTATGTTATTTGTTGCGGCAGGCGGCGGTTTCTGTTCCATCGGTGCCAGCTACTTTTCTTCCCAGGTTGCCACAGGCTTTGGGCGGAAGCTACGCGCACGGGTGTTCAAACAGGTTGAACATTTTTCCATGCAAGAAATAGATCAAATCGGAACCGCTTCACTAATCACGAGGACGACTAACGATATTAATCAAGTGCAGCAAGTTTTAATCATGATTTTGCGCATTATGGTGGCAGCCCCGATGATGTGTATCGGAGGAATCATCATGGCGTTATCAAAAGATGCCAAGCTGACAATTGTCCTTGCTGTAGCCGTACCCATTTTAGCTTTAGCCATCTTCTTGATCGCTCGCAAAGGATTGCCTCTCTTCAAGGCCATACAGAAAAAACTCGATAAGCTGAATCTCGTCGTCCGAGAAGGTTTGACAGGGATACGGGTCATTCGTTCCTTCAACCGGATTGAAAAAGAACAAAACCGCTTTACGGAAGCGAATACCGACTTGATGGACACCGCTGTTAAAGTAAACCGAATCATGGCTGCCTTGATGCCAATTATGATGCTGACTTTTAATCTGTCCGCTGTTGCCATTCTATGGTATGGCGGCATCCGGATCAGCAATATGGATTTGCAGGTCGGGGATCTCATGGCCTTTATTCAATATGCGACACAAATTATGTTTTCCTTAGTCATGTTATCCATGATTTTCGTGATGGTTCCCAGGGCGTCGGCATCCGCTGTACGGATTAATGAAGTGTTGGATGTAAATTCGACCATTTTCGATCGACCGGAAGCTAGTGTGAAAACGACAAAGCAAACGAATGGTCTCGTGGAGCTCGAAAACGTCACGTTCACTTACCCAGGCGCTGAAAACCCTGCTCTGTCTTCGATCACCTTTACAGCTCGTCCGGGGCAGACCACCGCGATTATCGGAGGGACAGGCTCCGGTAAATCGACGATACTTAATCTAGTTGAGAGATTCTACGATGTGACTTCCGGAGCCATTCGGGTTGATGGCGTTGACATACGTCACTTGCCTCTAGAGCAATTACGGGCAAATATTGGCTATGTCCCGCAAAAAGTGCTGCTTTTTTCAGGCTCAATCGCCGACAATATTCGCTTCGGTAAAGAAGACGCGACAGATGCCGAAATCGAGCATGCTGCAAAAATTGCGCAGGCAGGCGATTTTATTGCGAGTATGAATGGCGGATACGAGGCACACATTTCCCAAGGCGGCACGAATGTGTCGGGTGGACAAAAACAACGGTTATCGATTGCACGGGCAATTGTCCGTCAGCCGTCCATTTACATGTTTGATGATAGCTTTTCTGCGTTGGATTTCAAAACAGATGCGTTATTGCGAGCCGCATTAAAAGAGGAGATCGAGAAGAACCAATCCACGTTAATCATCGTGGCTCAGCGGGTTAGCACTGTGATGGACGCAGAACAGATTATCGTGCTGGATGAAGGCTCGGTTGCGGGTATGGGAACACATCATGAGCTTATGCAAAACTGCGAAGTCTATCAGGAAATCGTTCGATCTCAACTAACAGAGGAGGAGATCGCATGA